The proteins below come from a single Iocasia fonsfrigidae genomic window:
- the polA gene encoding DNA polymerase I encodes MGKRLFLLDGHSLAHRAFYALPLLQNSEGEYTNAVFGFARMLFKLIDDEKPDLMLVAFDKKAPTFRHEEYEDYKANRKKMPDELSPQISLIKKLLEYLKIPILSLEGYEADDVIGTLAVMGDKEGMEVKIVTGDRDSLQLVNAHINVLYTRKGISDIVEYNQEKIEERYGLSPSQLIDMKGLMGDSSDNIPGVPGIGEKTAIKLLKEFADLENILANIAKVSGKKRKENLSNYAEQARLSKRLGEIVVDVPLKIDFADCKLEAPVEGDIVPFLERLEFTSLIDRFKTTKKLMDNDIQIKDISNAKELDSLLEILNDSKEIALEVLLEDDEHPVSSGIEEILLGVEKEVYAVAEELLDKLKDFFNDSKIKKDILHAKETMIALKKKGIELAGLSFDPLLAAYLLKPSDKLPSLEEQIKLELNLEMAQDLSVQKRSALLLANLPEIKTHLIKRLEVTNLLAMYQDIELPLIKVLAEMEINGIALDKDYLAELSLRWGKELADITEKIYSLSGVEFNINSPKQLGEILFDEIGLPVIKKTKTGYSTSAEVLDKLENKHEIIPLIKNYRQLMKLKSTYVDALPPLVNPETGRVHTSFNQMITATGRLSSTEPNLQNIPIRTEEGREIRKAFIPAEGRVLLAVDYSQVELRVLAHISGDKNMLKAFKEAEDIHQQTASEIFGVEAGEVTPNMRREAKVINFGIAYGMSPYGLARDLNIGRREAEDYIKRYFERFPGVKEYMNQVKEKAKRDGYVTTIFDRRRYIPEIKSRNFHRRSFAERMAINTPIQGSAADIMKLAMLRVYESLKKESYQSRILLQVHDELVLEVPHKELATVAKMVKGEMENAVELTVPLIADIQVGENWRDKKDYHLE; translated from the coding sequence TTGGGTAAGAGATTGTTTTTGTTAGACGGACATAGTCTGGCTCATCGGGCTTTTTATGCCCTGCCTTTACTACAGAATTCTGAGGGTGAATATACTAATGCAGTATTTGGTTTTGCCAGGATGTTATTTAAGCTTATTGATGATGAAAAACCTGACCTTATGTTGGTTGCTTTTGATAAAAAAGCCCCTACATTTCGTCATGAAGAATATGAAGATTATAAGGCCAACCGCAAGAAGATGCCTGATGAACTAAGTCCACAGATTTCATTAATTAAGAAACTACTTGAGTATTTGAAGATACCAATTCTATCACTTGAAGGGTATGAAGCAGATGATGTGATCGGAACCCTGGCCGTGATGGGGGATAAAGAGGGTATGGAGGTCAAGATAGTTACTGGTGATCGAGATTCATTACAACTGGTAAATGCTCATATTAATGTCCTGTATACCCGTAAGGGTATAAGTGATATAGTGGAATATAATCAAGAGAAAATAGAGGAACGATATGGTTTGTCACCCAGTCAGTTGATTGATATGAAGGGTTTAATGGGTGATAGTTCTGATAATATTCCTGGTGTTCCGGGTATTGGAGAGAAAACAGCTATTAAACTACTTAAAGAATTTGCTGATCTTGAGAATATTTTAGCAAATATAGCAAAGGTTTCTGGTAAGAAACGCAAAGAAAATTTAAGTAATTATGCTGAGCAGGCCCGCCTAAGTAAAAGGCTGGGAGAGATTGTGGTAGATGTCCCTTTAAAAATAGATTTTGCAGATTGTAAGTTAGAAGCTCCGGTAGAAGGGGATATAGTTCCTTTCCTGGAGAGGCTTGAATTTACTAGCTTAATTGATAGATTTAAAACAACAAAAAAGCTGATGGATAATGATATACAAATAAAGGATATTAGTAATGCAAAGGAACTGGACAGCTTACTTGAGATATTAAATGATTCTAAAGAGATTGCTTTGGAGGTTTTATTGGAGGATGATGAGCACCCGGTAAGTTCCGGAATAGAAGAAATTTTGCTGGGTGTTGAGAAAGAAGTATATGCTGTTGCTGAAGAACTCCTGGATAAGTTGAAAGATTTTTTTAATGATAGTAAAATAAAAAAGGATATTTTACATGCCAAAGAGACTATGATTGCCTTGAAAAAAAAGGGTATAGAATTAGCAGGTCTTAGTTTTGACCCCTTGCTGGCAGCATATTTATTGAAGCCTTCTGATAAATTACCTTCTTTAGAGGAACAAATAAAGCTAGAATTAAACCTAGAGATGGCACAGGATTTAAGTGTTCAAAAGAGGTCAGCTCTTTTACTGGCTAATCTTCCAGAGATTAAAACACACCTGATTAAGCGTTTAGAGGTGACAAATTTGCTTGCTATGTATCAGGATATAGAACTGCCTTTGATTAAGGTCCTGGCTGAAATGGAGATTAACGGTATTGCCTTGGATAAGGACTATCTTGCCGAATTGTCTTTACGCTGGGGAAAAGAGCTGGCCGATATAACAGAAAAAATCTACAGCTTATCTGGTGTAGAGTTTAATATTAATTCACCTAAACAGTTAGGTGAGATTCTCTTTGATGAGATTGGGCTGCCGGTTATTAAAAAAACCAAAACAGGATATTCTACCAGTGCAGAGGTGCTTGATAAATTAGAGAATAAACATGAGATTATACCTTTGATTAAAAACTACCGTCAGTTAATGAAATTAAAGTCTACTTATGTTGATGCCTTACCACCATTAGTTAATCCGGAAACAGGCCGGGTTCACACCAGTTTCAATCAGATGATTACTGCTACAGGCAGATTAAGCAGTACAGAGCCTAATCTACAGAACATACCGATTAGAACCGAGGAAGGTCGGGAGATACGTAAGGCTTTTATTCCGGCGGAAGGAAGGGTATTGCTGGCTGTTGATTATTCTCAGGTTGAATTGCGAGTACTGGCCCATATTAGTGGGGATAAAAATATGCTCAAGGCCTTTAAGGAAGCTGAGGATATTCACCAGCAGACAGCTAGTGAAATTTTTGGGGTTGAAGCCGGGGAGGTTACTCCCAATATGAGGAGGGAGGCTAAGGTTATTAATTTTGGTATAGCCTATGGCATGAGCCCCTATGGTTTAGCGCGAGACCTAAATATTGGGCGCCGGGAAGCAGAAGACTATATTAAGAGGTATTTTGAGAGGTTCCCTGGTGTAAAAGAATATATGAATCAGGTTAAGGAAAAAGCCAAAAGGGATGGCTATGTAACTACCATTTTTGACAGGCGCCGTTATATCCCTGAAATAAAGAGCCGCAATTTTCACCGACGTTCATTTGCTGAGAGAATGGCCATAAATACCCCAATACAGGGTAGTGCGGCAGACATTATGAAACTGGCTATGCTCAGGGTTTATGAATCTTTGAAAAAAGAATCATATCAATCCCGCATTTTACTCCAGGTCCATGATGAACTGGTTCTAGAAGTACCCCATAAAGAATTAGCAACTGTTGCTAAAATGGTCAAAGGGGAGATGGAAAATGCAGTTGAATTGACTGTTCCTTTAATTGCTGATATTCAGGTTGGTGAGAACTGGAGAGATAAAAAAGATTATCACTTAGAATAG